In one window of Pseudomonas benzenivorans DNA:
- a CDS encoding DUF4124 domain-containing protein, translated as MRRPALTPCSLLFGMLLPVAVGAAELYRYVDDQGVTVLSRQGVPPEFIAKGYQVLNEQGRVIQVIPPAPSAEERRQILADKARAGSDAQLLRLYTTPEDVDRALERKLAELDALIGVARGNLQSARTQQANLQSQAAEHERAGREVPEHLLAQIDNQIAEQQRLQKDIGRYQEARKQAQAGFAADRARLGELLGTRP; from the coding sequence ATGCGCAGACCGGCCCTGACCCCTTGTTCGCTGCTGTTCGGCATGCTGCTGCCGGTTGCGGTGGGCGCGGCCGAGTTGTACCGCTATGTCGACGATCAGGGCGTCACGGTGCTCAGTCGCCAGGGGGTACCGCCGGAGTTCATCGCCAAGGGCTATCAGGTGCTCAACGAGCAGGGGCGGGTGATCCAGGTCATCCCCCCGGCACCGAGTGCCGAGGAGCGTCGGCAGATATTGGCCGACAAGGCCCGTGCCGGCAGCGATGCGCAGCTGCTGCGGCTCTATACAACGCCAGAGGATGTCGACCGGGCGCTCGAGCGCAAGCTGGCCGAGCTGGATGCCCTGATCGGCGTGGCCCGCGGCAACCTGCAGTCGGCCCGTACCCAGCAGGCTAACCTGCAGAGCCAGGCGGCCGAGCACGAGCGTGCCGGACGAGAAGTTCCCGAGCACCTGCTGGCGCAGATCGACAATCAAATTGCCGAGCAGCAGCGTCTGCAGAAGGATATCGGCCGCTACCAGGAGGCGCGCAAGCAGGCCCAGGCCGGTTTCGCCGCCGATCGGGCGCGGCTCGGCGAATTGCTGGGTACACGCCCCTAG
- the argB gene encoding acetylglutamate kinase, which yields MTLERDAAAQVAKVLSEALPYIRRFVGKTLVIKYGGNAMESEELKEGFARDIVLMKAVGINPVVVHGGGPQIGDLLKRLSIESHFIDGMRVTDTATMDVVEMVLGGQVNKSIVNLINQHGGSAIGLTGKDAGLIRAKKLKVTRQTPEMTQPEIIDIGHVGEVSGINTDLLNMLVHGDFIPVIAPIGVGPDGESYNINADLVAGKVAEALKAEKLMLLTNIAGLMDKQGEVLTGLSTEQVDGLIADGTIYGGMLPKIRCALEAVQGGVTSAHIIDGRVPNAVLLEIFTDSGVGTLICNRKRQ from the coding sequence ATGACCCTCGAGCGTGATGCCGCCGCCCAGGTGGCCAAGGTGCTATCCGAAGCCCTGCCCTATATCCGCCGCTTCGTCGGCAAGACCCTGGTGATCAAATACGGCGGCAACGCCATGGAGAGCGAAGAGCTCAAGGAAGGCTTCGCCCGCGACATCGTGCTGATGAAGGCGGTGGGCATCAACCCGGTGGTGGTGCACGGCGGCGGCCCGCAGATCGGCGACCTGCTCAAGCGCCTGTCGATCGAGAGCCACTTCATCGACGGCATGCGCGTCACCGACACCGCCACCATGGACGTGGTGGAGATGGTCCTCGGCGGCCAGGTCAACAAGAGCATCGTCAACCTGATCAACCAGCATGGCGGCAGTGCCATCGGCCTGACCGGCAAGGACGCCGGGCTGATCCGCGCCAAGAAGCTCAAGGTGACCCGCCAGACCCCGGAGATGACCCAGCCGGAGATCATCGACATCGGCCATGTCGGCGAGGTCAGCGGAATCAACACCGACCTGCTGAACATGCTGGTCCATGGCGACTTCATCCCGGTGATCGCGCCGATCGGCGTGGGCCCGGACGGCGAGTCCTACAACATCAACGCCGACCTGGTGGCCGGCAAGGTCGCCGAGGCCCTGAAGGCCGAGAAGCTGATGCTGCTGACCAACATCGCCGGGCTGATGGACAAGCAAGGCGAAGTGCTCACCGGCCTGAGCACCGAGCAGGTCGACGGCCTGATCGCCGACGGCACCATCTACGGCGGCATGCTGCCGAAGATCCGCTGTGCCCTGGAGGCGGTGCAGGGCGGGGTGACCAGCGCTCACATCATCGACGGCCGGGTACCCAACGCGGTGCTGCTGGAGATCTTCACCGACAGCGGCGTCGGCACCCTGATCTGCAACCGCAAGCGCCAGTAA
- a CDS encoding phosphomannomutase/phosphoglucomutase: protein MKLFKRTAKDAQPSATPRGGNGAGERPLAALLPGLLASVTGLFLAAGLLWFGVLASAQHQQHQQLTQAWGGGQAATLQLALKQLASDSRSAARNPQLLEVLQSQDRELIRTAERSLSHWAGVVDAHLNPRGQARQDMDREAPMNFAALDLLRRVENGQIPAAEAYKIGERWLVYSAAPVRLSDDQPLQGTLLLAFDLQHLLASLPPLPAGIGRLQLFQQFPGGPQQLLTQRGQAEGEEQRFDSGNPNWTLSFTPGPALADSSVSIPLLGLAALLALAGAVLGLLLVHGSLQRRLHNDVQQLGQLVRELSAGKAVKAFSLSLPALDSLAQTLARMPRRAHEGASQAAEQERPQGAIPPAATVAPQEPAGLVDPLFQDTDILDIDILDDDQDLLGLEQTPAMSTPQTAPTLPADIFRAYDIRGVVGSSLTAETAYWIGRAVGSQSLAQGEANVAVGRDGRLSGPELMQQLIQGLLDCGCTVSDVGMVPTPVVYYAANILAGKSAVMLTGSHNPPDYNGFKIVIAGDTLAGEQIQALKARIDANDLVSGVGSVEQVEVLQRYFKQIRDDIALAKPLRVVVDCGNGAAGVIAPQLIEALGCNVIPLYCEVDGTFPNHHPDPGKPENLADLIAKVEAEQADLGLAFDGDGDRVGVVTNKGSIVYPDRLLMLFAKDVVSRNPGADIIFDVKCTRRLTPLISGYGGRPVMWKTGHSLIKKKMKETGALLAGEMSGHIFFKERWFGFDDGIYAAARLLEILSQDKRDAEQVFAAFPSDISTPEINIPVTEQSKFGLIDSLQRDGQWGEGNITSLDGVRVDYPKGWGLVRASNTTPVLVLRFEADSEQELERIKDVFRSQLQRVASDIHLPF, encoded by the coding sequence CGGCGGCCAGGCCGCGACCCTGCAACTGGCGCTGAAACAGCTGGCCAGCGACAGCCGGAGCGCCGCGCGCAATCCCCAGCTGCTGGAGGTCCTGCAGAGCCAGGACCGCGAGCTTATTCGCACCGCCGAGCGCAGCCTCAGCCACTGGGCCGGGGTGGTCGATGCCCACCTCAACCCCCGCGGCCAGGCCAGGCAAGACATGGACCGTGAGGCCCCGATGAACTTCGCCGCCCTGGACCTGCTGCGCCGCGTGGAGAACGGCCAGATCCCCGCAGCCGAGGCCTACAAGATCGGCGAACGCTGGCTGGTGTACAGCGCCGCGCCGGTGCGCCTGAGCGATGATCAGCCGCTGCAGGGCACCCTGCTGCTGGCCTTCGACCTCCAGCACCTGCTGGCCAGCCTGCCGCCCCTGCCGGCGGGCATCGGTCGGCTGCAGCTGTTCCAGCAGTTCCCCGGCGGTCCCCAGCAGCTGCTGACCCAGCGCGGCCAGGCCGAAGGCGAGGAACAGCGCTTCGACAGCGGCAACCCCAACTGGACGCTCAGCTTCACCCCCGGCCCGGCCCTCGCCGACTCGAGCGTCTCGATCCCCCTGCTCGGCCTCGCCGCCTTGTTGGCGCTGGCCGGTGCCGTGCTCGGCTTGCTACTGGTGCATGGCAGCCTGCAACGGCGCCTGCACAACGATGTGCAGCAGCTCGGCCAACTGGTCAGAGAACTCTCGGCCGGCAAAGCCGTCAAAGCCTTCAGCCTGAGCCTGCCGGCTCTCGACAGCCTGGCCCAGACCCTGGCCCGCATGCCTCGCCGCGCCCACGAGGGCGCCTCGCAGGCTGCGGAGCAAGAGCGCCCGCAGGGCGCCATCCCCCCGGCCGCCACAGTGGCGCCGCAGGAACCAGCGGGTCTGGTCGATCCGCTGTTCCAAGACACCGATATCCTCGATATCGACATCCTCGACGACGACCAGGATCTCCTGGGACTGGAGCAGACACCCGCAATGAGTACCCCGCAAACCGCCCCGACCCTCCCCGCCGACATCTTCCGCGCCTACGACATCCGTGGCGTGGTGGGCAGCAGTCTGACCGCCGAAACCGCCTACTGGATCGGCCGCGCGGTCGGCTCGCAGAGCCTGGCGCAGGGCGAGGCGAACGTCGCCGTGGGCCGTGACGGGCGCCTGTCCGGCCCGGAACTGATGCAGCAGCTGATCCAGGGCCTGCTCGACTGCGGCTGCACGGTGAGCGACGTCGGCATGGTGCCGACCCCGGTGGTCTATTACGCGGCCAACATCCTCGCCGGCAAGTCCGCGGTGATGCTCACCGGCAGCCACAACCCGCCGGATTACAACGGGTTCAAGATCGTCATCGCCGGCGACACCCTGGCCGGCGAGCAGATCCAGGCCCTCAAGGCACGCATCGACGCCAACGACCTGGTCAGCGGCGTCGGCAGCGTCGAGCAGGTCGAGGTGCTGCAGCGCTACTTCAAGCAGATTCGTGACGACATCGCCCTGGCCAAGCCCCTGCGCGTGGTGGTCGACTGCGGCAACGGCGCCGCCGGGGTGATCGCCCCACAACTGATCGAGGCCCTGGGCTGCAACGTGATCCCGCTGTACTGCGAGGTGGACGGCACCTTCCCCAACCACCACCCGGACCCGGGCAAGCCGGAGAACCTGGCCGACCTGATCGCCAAGGTCGAGGCCGAGCAGGCCGACCTGGGCCTGGCCTTCGACGGCGACGGCGACCGCGTCGGCGTGGTCACCAACAAGGGCAGCATCGTCTACCCGGATCGCCTGCTGATGCTGTTCGCCAAGGACGTGGTGTCGCGCAACCCCGGTGCCGACATCATCTTCGACGTCAAGTGCACCCGCCGCCTGACCCCGCTGATCAGCGGCTACGGCGGCCGCCCGGTGATGTGGAAGACCGGCCACTCGCTGATCAAGAAGAAGATGAAGGAAACCGGCGCCCTGCTGGCCGGCGAGATGAGTGGGCACATCTTCTTCAAGGAGCGCTGGTTCGGCTTCGACGACGGCATCTACGCCGCCGCCCGCCTGCTGGAGATCCTCAGCCAGGACAAGCGCGACGCCGAGCAGGTGTTCGCCGCCTTCCCCAGCGACATCTCCACCCCGGAGATCAACATCCCGGTCACCGAACAGAGCAAGTTCGGCCTGATCGACAGCTTGCAGCGCGACGGCCAATGGGGCGAAGGCAACATCACCAGCCTGGACGGTGTGCGCGTCGACTATCCCAAGGGGTGGGGCCTGGTGCGCGCCTCCAACACCACGCCGGTGCTGGTGCTGCGTTTCGAGGCCGACAGCGAGCAGGAACTCGAACGCATCAAGGACGTGTTCCGCAGCCAGCTGCAGCGCGTCGCCAGCGATATTCATCTACCGTTCTGA